From a single Candidatus Thorarchaeota archaeon genomic region:
- the xylB gene encoding xylulokinase, with translation MTQLIIAIDVGTSGVRAMLFDATGAVLSKAYEEFDSIFPSPSWVEQEAPNWWTTTCKVLTRVIKSGPYDPADIAGVSVTNQRETVVPIDESGKPLRRAIVWQDRRTVSECDWIRTALPPEEIYNITGLTIDPYFTAPKILWIKTHEPDLFKATHKFLLVHDFVIFKLTERSVTDYSNASRTMLFDITQARWSDKILDEFGIPREKLPELVKSGNVVGEVSTAASELTGLAAGTPVVAGGGDQQCAALGVGVVREGMTKATTGTGTFMLTYSNSPRLDPKRRLLCSRHVVDGAFVVEASMFTTGSALRWFRDNLGVEERATAEKHGIDPYEVLAREAGSIPPGSEGVIHIPHFVGAGAPYWNPHARGVFAGLALGHTRPHLIRAILEGVSYELRTNLEVVRSLGLEVSEMRVTGGAARSEIWMQIQADVLGVPVIRTQIEEATALGAAILASVGVGIFKSMNEAAEEMVRTRPPLLPTPKNRAIYDTGFERYRRVYAGIADIHWD, from the coding sequence ATGACACAGTTGATCATTGCTATTGATGTTGGAACCTCCGGTGTGCGTGCTATGCTCTTTGATGCGACAGGCGCAGTTCTGTCAAAAGCATACGAGGAATTTGATAGCATCTTTCCGAGCCCGTCGTGGGTGGAACAGGAGGCTCCGAACTGGTGGACTACGACATGTAAGGTCCTCACTAGGGTGATCAAGAGCGGGCCGTATGATCCTGCGGACATTGCAGGTGTTAGTGTGACCAATCAACGTGAGACCGTCGTTCCCATTGACGAGTCCGGAAAGCCCCTTCGTCGAGCCATTGTCTGGCAGGACCGGCGCACGGTCTCCGAGTGCGATTGGATTCGTACTGCCCTGCCCCCCGAGGAGATCTATAACATTACAGGTCTCACGATCGACCCGTACTTTACCGCACCTAAGATACTGTGGATAAAGACGCACGAGCCTGATCTCTTCAAGGCCACGCACAAATTTCTACTCGTTCATGACTTTGTAATCTTCAAACTCACTGAGCGTTCTGTCACAGACTATTCCAATGCAAGTCGTACTATGCTCTTTGATATCACTCAAGCCCGATGGTCTGACAAAATTCTTGATGAATTTGGGATTCCCCGTGAGAAACTCCCTGAACTGGTCAAGTCTGGCAATGTGGTGGGTGAGGTCTCGACAGCGGCCTCGGAACTCACAGGACTGGCTGCTGGAACACCTGTGGTGGCTGGTGGGGGCGATCAACAGTGTGCAGCCCTTGGTGTCGGTGTGGTCCGTGAGGGAATGACCAAGGCGACCACGGGGACTGGTACCTTCATGCTGACCTATTCGAATAGTCCGCGGCTGGATCCTAAGAGGCGGTTGCTATGCAGTCGCCATGTCGTAGATGGTGCCTTCGTGGTCGAGGCAAGTATGTTCACTACTGGTTCAGCCCTGCGTTGGTTCAGGGACAATCTCGGCGTTGAGGAGCGTGCAACTGCTGAGAAGCACGGGATAGATCCGTATGAGGTTCTTGCCAGAGAGGCCGGTTCGATTCCTCCCGGTTCAGAGGGTGTCATTCATATTCCACACTTTGTCGGGGCAGGGGCTCCCTACTGGAACCCACATGCGCGCGGAGTGTTCGCCGGACTCGCCCTTGGTCACACTCGTCCGCATCTTATACGTGCAATTCTTGAAGGGGTCTCCTATGAGTTACGGACTAATCTTGAGGTTGTCCGAAGTCTGGGTCTTGAGGTCTCAGAGATGCGGGTGACTGGCGGAGCTGCACGGAGCGAAATCTGGATGCAGATTCAGGCCGATGTTCTCGGTGTCCCCGTGATCCGGACACAGATCGAGGAGGCCACTGCACTTGGTGCTGCCATCCTCGCCAGCGTGGGCGTGGGCATCTTCAAGTCGATGAACGAGGCTGCGGAAGAGATGGTACGCACCCGCCCACCACTTCTCCCAACTCCTAAGAATCGGGCCATTTATGACACAGGGTTTGAGCGGTACCGACGTGTCTACGCGGGGATTGCTGATATCCACTGGGACTGA
- the larA gene encoding nickel-dependent lactate racemase translates to MRGLTMQVKITYGDGKVELNIPDENLAGVVTPKAVKTLSDTMAELERVLQNPHGPHLEDMVKSKSVCVLVEDHTRDEPHWELISAVTPLLRHANHVQFIVTTGSHVVDHPLNHEIVDMIKRAAKDAGLHNYRVKIHDCFEPDMVDLGKTSRGTPVIISKDAYGHDVYVALADMKAHYFAGYSNVVKDFLPGVCAFATIEANHSMALDPKSTFGVHPYHPDPKRRDNPLADDMREAMEMIAKDAQIFTLSVVTAEKKLVWADAGKPEPVTAGGIEVLDEIAAFTVETVPRIVVSPGGYPQDKSLYHAQRALELTKNAVANGGEVLFLARCKDGVAPENAIENFYNKLTAPIEEVLESIKGKYHLYEHKAYKFADLLRRVRVRMFTDLDRETVERVHLEKVEDPQKVIDEWIHEDPKVKIMVLDKGNKMAVYAK, encoded by the coding sequence ATGCGAGGCCTGACAATGCAAGTGAAGATCACGTATGGTGATGGCAAAGTAGAATTGAACATTCCCGACGAGAACTTGGCCGGAGTTGTGACTCCAAAAGCCGTGAAGACCCTTAGCGACACAATGGCAGAACTGGAACGGGTGTTACAGAATCCGCATGGCCCACATCTAGAAGACATGGTCAAGAGCAAGAGCGTCTGTGTGCTAGTAGAGGATCACACCCGTGACGAACCGCATTGGGAACTAATCAGTGCAGTCACACCGTTGCTGCGCCATGCAAACCATGTTCAGTTCATTGTCACTACAGGCTCACATGTTGTGGACCATCCGCTGAACCATGAAATCGTGGATATGATCAAGCGGGCGGCCAAAGACGCAGGCCTACACAATTACCGCGTCAAGATCCACGACTGTTTTGAACCAGACATGGTCGATCTGGGAAAGACGAGCAGGGGTACACCAGTCATCATCAGCAAGGATGCGTATGGGCATGATGTCTATGTGGCACTTGCAGACATGAAGGCGCACTATTTTGCAGGATATTCCAATGTTGTAAAGGACTTTCTCCCGGGAGTCTGTGCCTTTGCGACCATTGAGGCAAATCACTCAATGGCACTGGACCCGAAATCGACATTTGGCGTGCATCCCTATCATCCAGATCCGAAGCGGAGAGATAACCCATTAGCCGATGATATGAGAGAGGCAATGGAGATGATCGCAAAGGATGCTCAGATCTTCACACTCTCTGTCGTGACGGCTGAAAAGAAATTGGTGTGGGCCGATGCAGGAAAACCCGAGCCTGTGACCGCAGGGGGCATCGAGGTACTGGATGAGATTGCAGCCTTCACTGTTGAGACCGTCCCGAGAATCGTAGTATCGCCGGGGGGATATCCACAGGACAAGAGTCTTTATCATGCACAACGCGCACTGGAGCTGACAAAGAATGCTGTCGCCAACGGTGGAGAGGTGCTCTTCCTAGCTAGGTGCAAAGACGGCGTGGCCCCAGAGAATGCAATTGAGAATTTCTATAATAAACTGACTGCACCTATTGAGGAAGTCCTTGAGTCGATCAAAGGCAAGTACCATCTCTATGAACACAAGGCATACAAGTTTGCGGATCTATTAAGACGTGTCCGAGTCAGGATGTTTACAGACCTTGATAGGGAGACCGTTGAACGGGTCCATCTGGAAAAGGTTGAGGACCCACAGAAGGTCATCGATGAGTGGATTCATGAAGACCCAAAGGTCAAGATCATGGTGCTTGACAAGGGGAACAAGATGGCCGTCTACGCCAAGTAG
- a CDS encoding V-type ATPase subunit: MVGYADMSFRSANEYAFINARIRGLKSRLLTVGDYERMLQAGGYSEFLKLLMGTSYGPIISREHIPGEIYPDELSLILSKYFAEVSHAIASSLSGKIREFSETYMNMFLAESIKSILRGLHVNLDKDEILRFAVPTTPEEAALFERLVDMGTVDRMIDELPFADMKLALLTRLPAYDKYNSTAPLEVALEEWYLHTMHHVLSEFSLSEHRKVILALETRVAMRNLLTAVRALHFGLSEDILEVSLIRFTPAVNRLNDSIKTKTNWKDVFALFDGTKYATLVGHLSRIYTEGEDLSEVELAVEDYLAQDIRKQMVGYPFHLGVIFGFLTLKYYEVRNIRSIAVGIERGEPAETIRRMINIF, translated from the coding sequence ATGGTAGGTTACGCGGACATGTCCTTCAGATCGGCAAACGAATACGCTTTCATAAATGCACGAATTCGAGGATTGAAGTCTCGATTATTGACTGTTGGTGACTATGAACGGATGCTGCAGGCTGGAGGATATTCGGAGTTCCTGAAGTTGCTCATGGGGACTTCCTACGGGCCAATCATCAGTAGAGAACATATTCCGGGTGAGATCTATCCTGATGAGCTATCACTGATTCTCTCCAAGTATTTTGCAGAGGTCAGTCATGCTATTGCCAGTTCTCTCTCTGGTAAGATTCGTGAGTTCTCAGAGACCTACATGAATATGTTTCTGGCTGAGAGTATCAAGTCCATACTTCGTGGGCTTCATGTCAATCTTGACAAGGACGAGATCCTACGATTTGCAGTACCAACAACACCAGAGGAGGCCGCACTGTTCGAGCGTCTTGTGGACATGGGTACTGTTGACCGGATGATTGACGAGCTCCCCTTTGCCGACATGAAATTGGCTCTTCTGACACGTCTCCCGGCATATGACAAGTATAATTCTACCGCTCCTTTGGAGGTGGCTCTGGAGGAATGGTATCTGCATACGATGCATCATGTGCTGAGCGAGTTCTCGCTCTCTGAACACCGCAAGGTGATCTTGGCCCTTGAGACCCGGGTCGCTATGAGAAATCTTCTCACGGCAGTTCGTGCATTGCACTTTGGCCTCTCTGAAGATATTCTGGAGGTCTCGCTCATTCGCTTCACACCGGCCGTGAATCGATTGAATGACTCGATCAAGACAAAGACCAACTGGAAGGATGTCTTTGCACTGTTTGACGGTACGAAGTACGCCACATTGGTTGGACACTTATCGAGGATATACACAGAGGGTGAAGACCTCTCGGAAGTTGAACTGGCAGTCGAGGACTATCTGGCCCAGGACATACGGAAACAGATGGTGGGGTATCCATTTCATCTTGGAGTGATCTTTGGGTTCCTGACTCTGAAATATTATGAGGTTCGAAATATTCGGTCCATCGCTGTAGGGATTGAGAGAGGCGAACCAGCCGAAACAATAAGACGGATGATCAACATATTCTAA
- a CDS encoding ATP synthase subunit C codes for MMKLNKRTSSLLMFILGVVVFALIFATFILPISALEVPGQGFMPLQTGTDVGGAIGGIAIGAGLAVGLAGVGAGIGMGTASAAALGAITEKPETFGKSILYVVFIEVIAIYGFVIAYMLMGYLPGLMS; via the coding sequence ATGATGAAATTGAACAAACGGACAAGCAGCCTGTTGATGTTCATTTTGGGCGTTGTCGTATTTGCGCTCATATTCGCCACGTTCATACTGCCAATCTCTGCTTTGGAAGTCCCCGGCCAGGGGTTCATGCCATTGCAGACTGGAACTGATGTAGGTGGGGCCATCGGTGGTATCGCCATTGGTGCTGGCCTTGCTGTTGGTCTGGCAGGTGTTGGCGCAGGCATTGGTATGGGCACTGCATCAGCAGCAGCACTTGGAGCAATCACAGAAAAACCTGAGACCTTTGGTAAATCCATCCTCTATGTTGTATTCATTGAGGTCATTGCCATCTACGGATTTGTGATCGCATACATGTTGATGGGTTATCTTCCAGGACTGATGTCCTAG
- a CDS encoding MarR family transcriptional regulator, which produces MSESSEIKRLKQEIIELRRTVQTLRDTVTRLTQKIDEPKRGTPQVSTGIYDTSVGLNKILEDASWGRLLNLLTRADTGLTAAELAKRWGKSRSRTSEVLNKLVEEGMLVKYRDGREIRFRPIKE; this is translated from the coding sequence ATGAGTGAGAGTAGCGAGATCAAGCGTCTCAAACAGGAAATCATTGAGCTTCGTAGGACGGTCCAGACCTTAAGAGACACGGTCACTCGACTCACCCAGAAAATTGATGAACCCAAGAGAGGGACACCTCAAGTAAGCACAGGAATCTATGACACATCAGTAGGCTTGAACAAGATCTTGGAAGATGCTAGTTGGGGACGACTGCTCAACCTCTTGACGAGAGCAGACACGGGACTGACTGCGGCCGAGTTGGCCAAGCGATGGGGGAAGTCACGATCTCGAACGAGTGAGGTTCTCAACAAACTCGTCGAGGAAGGGATGCTGGTCAAGTACAGAGACGGTAGAGAGATCAGATTTCGACCGATCAAAGAATAG
- a CDS encoding thioredoxin family protein: MNEEKDRSKIDSMARRLEAAMQSGSENLANGELNELEADYQDQIRQARTSIVEFYRTTCPYCRQMMAVLEELAKTYRSKVFFAKVNIDNVEDPIDRFKILGVPLTIAFKKGMPVSRMDGFQDQEAVERWVSALYQGIRPSDLTSGQVTSLT, translated from the coding sequence ATGAACGAAGAAAAGGACCGCTCAAAGATCGATTCAATGGCACGACGCTTGGAGGCGGCCATGCAGTCCGGCTCCGAGAATCTAGCTAATGGCGAACTGAATGAGCTAGAGGCAGATTACCAAGACCAAATAAGACAGGCGCGAACTTCCATTGTGGAATTCTACAGGACCACATGCCCCTACTGCCGACAGATGATGGCCGTACTTGAGGAACTGGCCAAGACATATAGATCGAAGGTGTTCTTTGCCAAAGTGAATATCGACAACGTTGAAGATCCAATCGATCGGTTCAAGATCCTCGGGGTACCCCTCACCATCGCCTTCAAGAAGGGAATGCCGGTTTCGCGCATGGACGGTTTTCAGGACCAAGAGGCCGTCGAACGGTGGGTCAGCGCACTCTATCAGGGAATTAGACCGAGTGATCTGACAAGCGGCCAAGTGACTTCGCTTACGTGA
- a CDS encoding tRNA (adenine-N1)-methyltransferase, with protein MPDTIQDGSLVYIFLDAKRNWIRRVKEGEGFHSNKGIIQYDDLIGRPYGIRVRSHSGHEFQIHRPSPTDVQIAMGRNTQIVYPKDAATILIQTGIGAGSRVVESGTGSGALTGILARAVGREGQVYTYEIREDMYRGAKKNLEKYGLTDNVTMYNQDILEGIHETEVDAVVLDLATPWLLVDEAHRALKPSHVLASYSPTIEQVMKTCKAMGESGKWGMVKTLEIMEREIMVRENKTRPTTWMVAHTGYMTFARSLAEE; from the coding sequence ATGCCAGATACTATTCAAGATGGCTCGCTTGTCTACATCTTCCTTGACGCAAAACGCAATTGGATACGTAGAGTCAAGGAGGGAGAAGGATTCCATTCGAACAAGGGGATCATTCAATATGACGACCTCATTGGCCGACCGTATGGGATCAGGGTCCGGAGCCATTCGGGTCACGAGTTTCAGATCCACAGACCAAGCCCAACCGATGTCCAGATCGCTATGGGAAGAAACACTCAGATAGTCTATCCCAAGGATGCGGCCACCATTCTTATTCAGACGGGTATTGGTGCAGGCTCACGTGTCGTAGAGTCAGGTACTGGCTCAGGAGCCCTAACAGGAATTCTTGCAAGAGCGGTCGGTCGAGAGGGGCAAGTCTACACATATGAGATCCGTGAAGACATGTATCGCGGCGCAAAGAAGAACCTTGAGAAATACGGACTCACTGATAATGTGACCATGTACAACCAAGATATCCTTGAGGGCATCCACGAGACCGAGGTGGACGCTGTTGTTCTCGATCTTGCAACGCCTTGGCTCCTTGTTGACGAGGCACACAGGGCACTCAAGCCAAGTCATGTGCTTGCCAGCTATAGTCCCACCATCGAACAGGTCATGAAGACCTGCAAGGCAATGGGTGAGAGCGGAAAATGGGGTATGGTCAAGACACTTGAGATCATGGAACGAGAGATCATGGTACGCGAGAATAAGACCCGCCCAACAACGTGGATGGTCGCCCACACAGGATACATGACCTTCGCCCGCAGTCTTGCTGAGGAATGA
- a CDS encoding DUF87 domain-containing protein: MGERDPDKVPSNQPDDLIPLISEEVLPYHPPVFDPLQLIVDPELGVIVGRAKSDHATYGARGLGFIGAITESHEDILESLYRTPVHLDLSDPHVLFVAGIRGSGKSYTMGVVVEELARAMNRSEIEVAVVVVDTVDVFRQMVEPNNEQSVLLKKWGLSPTPFPANIFIPKKVYDRLPDDVIKQGHLSPLSISPRYLSPSDWAFVMEKSGSLSTTMENLLGEVIESLTKGYTLDDGERVPPNPDYSIGDMMRCIRMNPALDEFYKKATRIALIQRLRSALRYGVFSPGGVSAEDLAVPGRITIIDVAPIGDAADRVLAILTNLLCRQILRARMEWTPEGSSARDILPPTWLVVDEAHTLVPRSGNTPAKDAIISYTKLGRRFGCSLVLATQQPSAVADEAISQADLLVAHALSYESDITALQKRAPAVMPEAFRDKSFISSLPRGVALVFDQTTENKRGFMIQVRPRLSRHGGDDRLSFLFAEPAPPGIEEVLDEDITLEDLGFEEEDEEEESEVADDVVEEPPAPLEIPPEPIVSSTPPEASIDSLPEPPSIDLSSLESHEFGPMPQDLLVKAIVRQLLYSPFSHKFLFEFGAKIHEELTVCREGADPFNLANEVLQQFVSAGLRLDSLIHQHGFSFVFASNDDLRVAVTVAHTSRRSCVAIVMVGPRRAINSLMQKLDE; this comes from the coding sequence ATGGGCGAACGTGATCCCGACAAGGTTCCCAGCAATCAACCTGATGATCTCATTCCTCTCATCTCGGAAGAGGTCCTTCCGTATCATCCTCCAGTCTTTGACCCTCTACAGCTCATTGTAGATCCCGAATTAGGCGTCATTGTCGGAAGGGCAAAATCTGACCATGCGACCTATGGTGCTAGGGGTCTTGGTTTCATTGGTGCTATTACGGAGTCGCACGAGGATATCTTGGAATCCCTGTATCGTACCCCCGTGCACCTCGATCTCAGTGATCCTCATGTGCTATTCGTTGCGGGAATTCGAGGTTCTGGAAAGTCCTATACCATGGGCGTTGTCGTGGAAGAGCTTGCACGTGCAATGAATCGTAGTGAGATCGAAGTTGCCGTAGTAGTGGTTGACACTGTTGACGTATTTCGACAGATGGTGGAGCCGAACAATGAACAGAGTGTACTATTGAAAAAGTGGGGTCTCTCGCCTACTCCGTTTCCGGCTAATATTTTCATTCCAAAGAAGGTGTACGATCGTCTTCCGGATGATGTCATCAAGCAGGGCCATCTCTCGCCTCTCTCTATTAGTCCTCGGTATCTCTCCCCATCTGATTGGGCCTTTGTCATGGAGAAGAGTGGGAGTCTCTCGACAACAATGGAGAATCTTCTTGGTGAGGTGATCGAGAGCCTCACGAAAGGTTATACGCTCGATGATGGTGAGCGAGTCCCCCCCAACCCCGACTACAGTATTGGGGACATGATGCGCTGTATACGCATGAATCCCGCCCTTGATGAGTTTTACAAGAAGGCCACTCGTATCGCATTAATTCAACGGCTCAGAAGCGCGCTCCGCTATGGTGTCTTCAGTCCCGGTGGGGTGAGCGCTGAAGATCTTGCAGTTCCCGGTCGGATAACGATTATTGATGTTGCTCCAATTGGTGACGCTGCCGACAGGGTCTTGGCCATTCTAACGAATCTCCTATGTCGCCAAATCCTACGAGCGCGTATGGAGTGGACTCCCGAAGGTTCTAGTGCACGCGATATTCTGCCACCGACTTGGTTGGTCGTTGATGAGGCACATACACTTGTACCTCGTTCTGGAAACACCCCTGCAAAGGATGCGATCATCAGCTATACGAAACTCGGCCGTCGTTTTGGTTGTAGTCTTGTACTGGCCACTCAGCAGCCCTCAGCAGTTGCGGATGAGGCGATCTCCCAGGCGGATCTGCTTGTGGCACATGCTCTCTCGTATGAGAGTGATATCACTGCCTTACAAAAACGTGCACCCGCTGTCATGCCCGAAGCGTTTCGTGACAAGTCCTTCATCAGTAGCCTTCCACGTGGTGTTGCTCTCGTCTTTGATCAGACCACCGAGAATAAACGTGGATTTATGATTCAGGTCCGCCCCCGATTATCACGGCATGGTGGCGATGATAGGCTCTCCTTCCTCTTTGCAGAACCTGCGCCTCCTGGTATTGAAGAGGTCTTGGATGAGGACATTACTCTTGAAGACTTGGGTTTCGAGGAGGAAGATGAGGAAGAAGAGAGTGAGGTTGCGGATGATGTGGTTGAAGAACCCCCTGCGCCTCTAGAGATCCCGCCTGAGCCAATCGTATCCTCTACTCCACCAGAGGCGAGTATTGATTCATTGCCGGAACCACCATCTATTGACCTCTCATCACTGGAATCTCATGAGTTCGGCCCGATGCCACAGGACCTGCTGGTGAAGGCGATAGTACGGCAACTACTCTACTCACCATTCTCGCATAAGTTTCTATTTGAGTTTGGTGCGAAGATTCATGAAGAACTCACGGTCTGCCGTGAGGGTGCCGATCCATTCAACCTTGCCAATGAGGTCCTTCAACAGTTTGTGAGTGCTGGGCTGCGGTTGGACTCGCTGATACACCAACATGGCTTTTCCTTTGTATTCGCTTCAAATGACGATCTGCGTGTTGCAGTGACAGTGGCCCACACATCACGGCGCTCCTGTGTAGCAATAGTCATGGTCGGCCCACGAAGGGCGATTAACTCCCTGATGCAGAAACTAGACGAGTGA
- a CDS encoding ABC transporter ATP-binding protein: MNIEIQDVSKVFGRGKQRVQALNGVTLEVEDQIFGLIGPNGAGKTTLIRMLCGLLRPSSGRLTIGGLDCWGDSFRIKRHVSFLHENAEYPAGVSAEDYLVFVGRIRGMTKTEAESQACELLEYLGLSENKDRWIIKFSKGMRQLVGIAASFMGSPNLIILDEPTANLDPNGRFLVLDLVRRQHDEENTGFLISSHILHELEKISTEVGFLFQGHIMARGRLSEIIKDLPSGNIIVRATKMEQLYELVKSQYAEGTVRLHDDELIILHSDTQEVSRTINRALQECGGVLIEFRHEEGDLERAFKELARRLSE, from the coding sequence TTGAACATTGAAATACAGGATGTTTCCAAGGTATTCGGTCGTGGCAAACAGAGAGTTCAAGCACTGAACGGTGTCACTTTAGAGGTCGAGGACCAGATCTTTGGGCTCATCGGCCCCAATGGTGCAGGCAAGACCACGCTCATTCGGATGCTATGCGGGCTTCTCAGACCTAGTTCTGGACGCCTCACAATTGGCGGTCTTGATTGCTGGGGCGATTCATTTAGAATAAAGAGACACGTCTCATTTCTTCACGAGAATGCCGAGTACCCCGCAGGAGTGTCCGCAGAAGACTATCTTGTTTTTGTGGGTCGTATCAGGGGCATGACTAAAACAGAGGCCGAATCACAGGCCTGTGAGTTGCTTGAATATCTTGGGCTCTCAGAGAACAAGGACCGCTGGATCATTAAATTCTCAAAAGGGATGCGCCAACTTGTCGGGATTGCCGCCAGTTTCATGGGTTCACCGAACCTCATCATCTTAGATGAACCTACTGCGAATCTCGACCCGAACGGAAGATTTCTGGTCCTGGATCTTGTGAGGCGCCAGCATGACGAGGAAAATACAGGATTTTTGATATCCAGTCACATTCTCCATGAACTTGAGAAGATCAGTACCGAGGTGGGCTTTCTCTTTCAGGGTCACATTATGGCCCGTGGGCGCCTCTCAGAGATCATCAAAGACCTGCCCTCCGGGAACATCATAGTCCGGGCCACCAAAATGGAGCAACTCTATGAGCTTGTCAAGTCACAATACGCTGAGGGAACAGTCCGGCTGCATGATGATGAACTCATTATCTTACATTCCGATACTCAGGAAGTCTCTCGAACGATCAATCGGGCCTTGCAAGAATGTGGCGGGGTCTTGATCGAGTTCCGACATGAAGAAGGGGATCTTGAACGGGCGTTTAAAGAACTTGCAAGGAGGTTGTCGGAGTGA